One Fusobacterium nucleatum genomic window carries:
- a CDS encoding DUF4198 domain-containing protein, translated as MFKKFLLLCLFICLSIPAFSHFQLIYTPDLNISKKSTVPFQIFFTEHIANGVKSKNLNMGKDDKGGFQDVEEFFVVHRGNKNDLKSVLSPIKFGTKGNQSSGYKFNFGANDNGDWVFVLIPYPYFEEREGTHMQQITKVITNRGGEETDWKNRVIEGYPEIIPLTNPITWKDNMFKGQVVNNDGKTVSDIKIVIEYLNADIENSQFSDILKQDKKLTMTLYTDANGYFSFTPVHKGYWGIVALNAGGEKFKNNRGLSQDAVLWIYAE; from the coding sequence ATGTTTAAGAAATTTTTATTACTATGCCTTTTTATTTGTTTATCAATACCAGCATTTTCACATTTTCAATTGATTTATACACCTGATTTAAATATAAGTAAAAAATCAACAGTTCCATTTCAAATATTTTTTACAGAACATATTGCAAATGGAGTAAAATCTAAAAATTTGAATATGGGTAAAGATGATAAAGGTGGCTTCCAAGATGTGGAAGAATTTTTTGTTGTACATAGAGGGAATAAAAATGATTTAAAATCTGTGCTTTCTCCTATAAAGTTTGGTACAAAAGGAAATCAAAGTTCTGGATATAAATTTAACTTTGGTGCAAACGATAATGGTGATTGGGTATTTGTTCTTATACCTTATCCTTACTTTGAAGAAAGAGAAGGTACTCATATGCAACAAATTACAAAAGTTATAACTAACAGAGGTGGAGAAGAAACAGATTGGAAAAATAGAGTTATTGAAGGTTATCCAGAAATTATCCCTCTTACTAATCCTATCACTTGGAAAGATAACATGTTTAAAGGACAGGTAGTTAATAATGATGGAAAAACTGTTTCTGATATTAAAATTGTAATTGAATATTTGAATGCAGATATTGAAAACTCTCAATTTTCTGATATTTTAAAGCAAGATAAAAAACTTACTATGACACTATATACTGATGCAAATGGTTATTTCTCATTTACACCGGTGCATAAAGGTTATTGGGGTATAGTTGCTTTAAATGCAGGTGGAGAAAAATTTAAAAATAATAGAGGTTTATCCCAAGATGCTGTTCTTTGGATTTATGCTGAATAG
- a CDS encoding YibE/F family protein, which yields MKKFFVFMIFLLCSVITFPDEVATNKIETKEEYLSGKIIALVSEENSDEEGVAKLQKFNVKLLEGTDKGEVVEIDLPIYKDDEYNINAKVGDRVVVYKTFDNYGSDEMQLQYYISDVDKRIELYIMGISFIVLVLLIARKNGLKALFALIVTIAFIIKIFIPAIYNGYSPIFFAIITTIFSSLVTIYFTVGMNKKFVIALLGVTSGVLIAGILSYIFTYRMRLNGFLDSDLLASAYLLKNVKIKELIPAGVIIGSLGAVMDVAVSITSSINELHETDPNMSKKSMFKSAINIGNDIIGTMINTLILAYIASSIFTLLLIYIQANEYPLIRILNFQDIAVEIMRSICGSIGILIAVPLTAYIGTLIYKKK from the coding sequence ATGAAAAAATTTTTTGTATTTATGATATTTTTATTATGTTCTGTTATTACTTTTCCAGATGAAGTTGCAACAAATAAAATTGAAACAAAAGAGGAGTATCTATCTGGAAAGATTATTGCTCTTGTTTCTGAAGAAAACTCAGATGAAGAAGGTGTAGCAAAATTACAAAAATTTAATGTAAAACTTTTAGAAGGTACTGACAAGGGAGAAGTTGTAGAAATTGACTTACCTATATATAAAGACGATGAGTACAATATCAATGCCAAAGTGGGAGATAGAGTTGTAGTTTACAAAACATTTGATAACTATGGTAGTGATGAAATGCAATTACAATACTATATCTCTGATGTGGATAAAAGAATAGAACTATATATAATGGGTATTAGCTTTATTGTTCTTGTTCTTTTAATTGCTAGAAAAAATGGTTTAAAAGCTCTGTTTGCATTGATAGTAACTATTGCTTTTATTATAAAAATATTTATACCAGCAATATATAATGGTTATTCCCCTATATTTTTTGCTATAATAACTACTATTTTTTCATCTTTGGTAACGATATATTTTACAGTAGGAATGAATAAAAAATTTGTTATTGCATTATTGGGTGTTACAAGTGGGGTTTTAATAGCAGGTATACTTTCATATATATTTACATATAGAATGCGTCTTAATGGTTTTTTAGACTCTGATCTTTTAGCTTCTGCCTATCTTTTAAAAAATGTCAAAATAAAAGAATTAATTCCAGCAGGAGTTATTATAGGAAGCTTGGGAGCTGTAATGGATGTGGCAGTTTCTATAACTTCATCTATCAATGAATTACATGAAACAGATCCAAATATGTCTAAAAAATCTATGTTTAAATCTGCTATAAATATTGGTAATGACATTATAGGTACTATGATTAATACATTAATTCTTGCCTATATTGCAAGTTCTATATTTACATTGTTACTTATTTATATTCAAGCAAATGAATATCCACTTATTAGAATTTTGAATTTCCAAGATATTGCTGTGGAAATTATGAGATCTATCTGTGGAAGTATTGGAATTTTAATAGCTGTTCCTTTAACAGCATATATTGGAACTTTGATTTACAAGAAAAAATAA
- the rpsO gene encoding 30S ribosomal protein S15, which produces MRTKAEIIKEFGKSEADTGSTEVQIALLTEKINHLTEHLRVHKKDFHSRLGLLKMVGQRKRLLAYLTKKDLEGYRALITKLGIRK; this is translated from the coding sequence ATGAGAACAAAGGCAGAAATTATTAAAGAATTTGGAAAATCAGAAGCAGATACTGGATCAACTGAGGTTCAAATAGCTCTACTTACTGAAAAAATTAATCACTTAACTGAACACCTAAGAGTGCACAAGAAAGACTTTCACTCAAGATTAGGATTACTTAAAATGGTTGGGCAAAGAAAAAGATTACTTGCTTATCTAACTAAGAAAGATCTTGAAGGATACAGAGCTTTAATTACTAAATTAGGAATAAGAAAGTAA
- the ftsH gene encoding ATP-dependent zinc metalloprotease FtsH gives MNDNQFENEDLKNKDDSDVHEKQENKENENDEKKQENSQEPDNQNEDKEDKKPSDEEQKQDDKHNPFNNKRDDERRRVVGKAVKVNFNFKGLLMLIFIITLAFVVPSMMDESASEKTNDISYSTFIKNIEDKNINVIEERDGYIYGYKEDPAKLNQVTQNKSGGLKAKLGIKTKEEVQGFKARLITNRLGEDANLMTVINNNSAIIRSIDPPEPSLLLSIVLAFLPYIIMIGFLVFMLNRMNRGGSGGGPQIFNMGKSRAKENGENISNVTFTDVAGIDEAKQELKEVVDFLKEPEKFRKIGAKIPKGVLLLGEPGTGKTLLAKAVAGEAKVPFFSMSGSEFVEMFVGVGASRVRDLFNKARKNAPCIVFIDEIDAVGRKRGTGQGGGNDEREQTLNQLLVEMDGFGTDETIIVLAATNRADVLDRALRRPGRFDRQVVVDMPDIKGREEILKVHAKGKKFAPNVDFKIIAKKTAGMAGADLANILNEGAILAARAGRTEITMADLEEASEKVEMGPEKRSKVVPEKEKRIVAYHESGHAIVNFVLGSETKVHKITMIPRGQAGGYTLSLPAEQKIVYSKKYFMDEIAIFFGGRAAEEIIFGKDNITSGASNDIQVATSYAQQMVTKLGMSEKFGPILLDGTREGDMFQSKYYSEQTGKEIDDEIRSIINERYQKALSILTENRDKLEEVTRILLEKETIMGPEFEAIMKNENI, from the coding sequence ATGAACGATAATCAGTTTGAAAATGAAGATTTAAAAAATAAAGATGACTCTGATGTTCATGAGAAACAGGAAAATAAAGAAAACGAAAATGATGAAAAAAAACAAGAAAATTCTCAAGAACCAGATAATCAAAATGAAGATAAAGAAGATAAGAAACCATCTGATGAAGAACAAAAACAAGATGATAAACATAATCCTTTTAATAATAAAAGAGATGATGAAAGAAGAAGAGTTGTTGGAAAGGCTGTAAAAGTAAATTTTAACTTTAAAGGTTTATTAATGTTAATTTTTATAATAACTTTGGCATTTGTTGTTCCTAGTATGATGGATGAAAGTGCAAGTGAAAAAACTAATGATATAAGCTATTCTACTTTTATTAAAAATATTGAAGATAAAAATATTAATGTTATAGAAGAGAGAGATGGCTATATCTATGGATATAAAGAAGACCCTGCTAAATTAAATCAAGTTACTCAAAATAAATCAGGTGGTCTTAAAGCTAAATTAGGTATAAAAACAAAGGAAGAAGTTCAAGGATTTAAAGCTAGACTTATAACAAATAGATTAGGTGAAGATGCTAATTTAATGACTGTTATAAACAATAACTCTGCTATAATTAGATCTATTGACCCACCTGAACCTTCATTATTACTTAGTATAGTGCTAGCATTCTTACCTTATATTATAATGATAGGTTTCTTAGTATTTATGCTAAATAGAATGAACAGAGGTGGAAGTGGTGGTGGACCACAAATATTCAATATGGGTAAATCAAGAGCAAAAGAGAATGGTGAAAATATTTCCAATGTAACTTTTACTGATGTTGCTGGTATTGATGAAGCTAAACAAGAATTAAAAGAAGTTGTTGATTTCTTAAAAGAACCTGAAAAATTTAGAAAAATTGGGGCAAAAATTCCTAAGGGTGTTCTTCTTTTAGGTGAACCTGGAACAGGTAAAACTCTACTTGCAAAAGCAGTTGCTGGAGAAGCAAAAGTACCATTTTTCAGTATGTCTGGTTCTGAATTTGTGGAAATGTTCGTCGGAGTTGGAGCTTCAAGAGTTAGAGATTTATTTAACAAAGCAAGAAAAAATGCACCTTGTATAGTATTTATAGATGAAATAGATGCTGTTGGTAGAAAAAGAGGAACTGGACAAGGTGGTGGAAATGATGAAAGAGAACAAACTCTAAATCAACTTCTTGTAGAAATGGATGGATTTGGTACTGATGAAACTATAATAGTTTTGGCTGCAACAAACAGAGCTGATGTATTAGATAGAGCTTTAAGAAGACCAGGAAGATTTGACAGACAGGTTGTTGTTGATATGCCTGATATAAAAGGTAGAGAAGAAATATTAAAAGTTCATGCCAAAGGTAAAAAATTTGCTCCTAATGTAGATTTTAAAATTATAGCTAAAAAGACAGCTGGAATGGCAGGAGCAGATTTAGCAAATATTTTAAATGAAGGTGCTATACTTGCTGCAAGAGCAGGAAGAACTGAGATAACTATGGCTGATTTAGAAGAAGCTTCTGAAAAAGTTGAAATGGGACCTGAAAAGAGATCAAAAGTTGTTCCAGAAAAAGAAAAGAGAATAGTTGCTTATCATGAGTCTGGACATGCTATTGTAAATTTTGTATTAGGTAGTGAAACAAAGGTTCATAAAATAACCATGATACCAAGAGGACAAGCTGGTGGATATACTTTATCACTTCCTGCTGAACAAAAAATAGTTTATTCTAAAAAGTATTTTATGGATGAAATTGCTATATTCTTTGGTGGAAGAGCAGCAGAAGAAATAATATTTGGTAAGGATAACATAACTTCTGGTGCAAGTAATGATATTCAAGTTGCAACTAGCTATGCTCAACAAATGGTTACTAAATTAGGTATGAGTGAAAAATTTGGACCTATTTTACTAGATGGAACAAGAGAAGGAGATATGTTCCAAAGTAAATATTATTCTGAACAAACAGGAAAAGAAATTGATGATGAAATAAGAAGTATAATCAATGAAAGATATCAAAAAGCTTTAAGTATCTTAACTGAAAATAGAGATAAATTAGAAGAAGTTACAAGAATATTATTAGAAAAAGAAACTATTATGGGCCCTGAATTTGAAGCCATAATGAAAAATGAGAATATTTAA